A single genomic interval of Microbacterium sp. zg-Y1090 harbors:
- a CDS encoding SixA phosphatase family protein — protein sequence MIRLALVRHAKSDWGDPGLPDHDRPLNPRGLRDAPVMAARLADSGFAPDLIVASTALRARTTAEIFADRFGLAPLLRDELYGAGADELLRTAATQGVASVLLVAHDPGMSALAGRLAPEIAHMPTCAVATFTWDQDDWDVASALDPDAWTFDSPR from the coding sequence GTGATCCGCCTCGCGCTGGTGCGCCACGCCAAGAGCGACTGGGGTGACCCCGGCCTGCCCGATCACGATCGGCCGCTGAATCCCCGCGGTCTGCGCGACGCGCCCGTCATGGCGGCGCGGTTGGCCGACAGCGGTTTCGCCCCGGATCTGATCGTCGCCTCCACCGCGCTGCGCGCGCGCACCACGGCAGAGATCTTCGCCGATCGCTTCGGCCTCGCCCCGCTCCTGCGCGACGAGCTGTACGGCGCCGGGGCCGACGAGCTGCTGCGCACCGCGGCGACGCAGGGCGTGGCATCCGTCCTCCTCGTCGCCCACGACCCGGGCATGAGCGCGCTGGCCGGCCGCCTGGCGCCGGAGATCGCGCACATGCCCACCTGTGCCGTGGCGACCTTCACGTGGGATCAGGACGACTGGGACGTCGCCTCTGCGCTGGACCCCGACGCGTGGACCTTCGACTCACCTCGGTGA
- the nrdH gene encoding glutaredoxin-like protein NrdH, whose translation MAITVYTKPSCVQCNATYRALDSKGIEYEVLDVSEDAAALEHVKSLGYLQAPVVVTDEDHWSGFRPDKIDELASRLA comes from the coding sequence ATGGCGATCACGGTTTACACGAAGCCCTCCTGCGTGCAGTGCAACGCGACCTACCGCGCACTGGACTCGAAGGGCATCGAATACGAAGTCCTGGACGTCTCCGAAGACGCCGCAGCGCTCGAGCACGTGAAGTCGCTCGGCTACCTGCAGGCGCCGGTCGTCGTCACCGACGAGGACCACTGGTCGGGCTTCCGTCCCGACAAGATCGACGAGCTCGCCTCGCGCCTGGCCTGA
- a CDS encoding gamma-glutamylcyclotransferase: MGDPGELLFSYGTLDVLDLQRDTFGRVLHGEPDMLPGYATEVAERLDPEIVERLGPIPQRLLRMTGDPRDKVTGQVLHLSDLELEAADELVSPLFHRLAVTLASGRLAWVYLAAQP; the protein is encoded by the coding sequence ATGGGCGACCCCGGTGAGCTGCTGTTCAGCTATGGCACGCTCGACGTGCTCGACCTGCAACGCGACACCTTCGGCCGCGTGCTGCACGGTGAGCCGGACATGCTGCCGGGCTATGCGACCGAGGTGGCCGAGCGACTCGACCCCGAGATCGTGGAGCGGCTCGGTCCCATCCCGCAGCGGCTGCTGCGGATGACCGGCGACCCGCGCGACAAGGTGACCGGACAGGTGCTGCACCTGAGCGACCTCGAACTGGAGGCGGCCGACGAGCTCGTCTCCCCGCTGTTCCACCGCCTGGCGGTGACCCTCGCCAGCGGTCGGCTCGCGTGGGTGTACCTGGCGGCGCAGCCGTGA
- the nrdI gene encoding class Ib ribonucleoside-diphosphate reductase assembly flavoprotein NrdI, which produces MLTATHAPLLVYFSSVSGNTARFIDKLGMRAVRIPLLPSDEPIEVSEPFVLVTPTYGGGQGRGEEKGAVPKQVIRFLNDEGNRRLLRGVISAGNTNFGEAYCLAGDIISRKCNVPHLYRLELFGTPDDVDRVSEGLERWWNQH; this is translated from the coding sequence GTGCTCACGGCGACGCACGCACCTCTGCTGGTCTATTTCTCCAGCGTCTCGGGCAACACCGCCCGCTTCATCGACAAACTCGGGATGCGGGCTGTGCGCATCCCCCTCCTCCCCTCGGATGAGCCGATCGAGGTGTCCGAGCCCTTCGTCCTGGTCACGCCGACCTACGGCGGCGGGCAAGGGCGGGGCGAGGAGAAGGGCGCTGTTCCCAAGCAGGTGATCCGGTTCCTCAACGACGAGGGCAACCGTCGGCTCCTGCGCGGAGTGATCTCCGCAGGCAATACCAACTTCGGCGAGGCGTACTGCCTCGCCGGTGACATCATCAGCCGCAAGTGCAACGTGCCGCACCTGTATCGGCTGGAACTCTTCGGCACGCCAGATGACGTCGATCGCGTGAGCGAAGGACTGGAGCGATGGTGGAATCAACACTGA
- a CDS encoding pilus assembly protein CpaE translates to MISTDLARELRAAGLRWHPRSGDRFQLDEPEFEADVFTVSEMTIEARSYPTGTLLAFNGTTEWALDSVAIADALWLPSEAQLREMLRGTFRSLTRLPDTYRVEIEVDAERHGFDHPAPADAYAQAVLFLLARIA, encoded by the coding sequence GTGATCTCCACCGACCTCGCCCGCGAGCTGCGCGCCGCCGGCCTGCGCTGGCATCCGCGCTCCGGCGACCGCTTCCAGCTGGACGAACCGGAGTTCGAGGCCGACGTCTTCACCGTCAGCGAGATGACCATCGAGGCGCGCAGCTATCCCACGGGGACGCTGCTGGCCTTCAACGGCACCACGGAGTGGGCTCTGGACTCGGTCGCGATCGCCGACGCGCTGTGGCTGCCCTCGGAGGCGCAGCTGCGTGAGATGCTGCGCGGCACGTTCCGCAGTCTGACGCGCCTGCCCGACACGTACCGCGTGGAGATCGAGGTGGATGCCGAGCGGCACGGCTTCGACCATCCGGCCCCGGCCGACGCCTACGCCCAGGCGGTGCTGTTCCTGCTGGCGCGGATCGCCTGA
- a CDS encoding acyl-CoA dehydrogenase family protein: MTDFDPASVLDDALLERIRARAAAHDRHNTFPDDDLADLRAAGYLAVLAPAEIGGGGLQLAEVSLLQQRLATAAPATALAVNMHLVWTGVAKVLRDRGIRDLDHVLEGAVAGEVYAFGISEAGNDLVLFGSDTVAEPLPDGGYAFTGTKIFTSLAPVWTQLGLHGLDTSSPDAPRLVYAFVPRAEEAAGRVVTRDDWDTVGMRGTQSRTTELHGAVAPADRIGRRLAPGPSPDPLVFAIFSVFELLLASVYTGIARRAIDVAVDTAGRRRSKKTGRAYSQDPDIRRRVAEMGIAYDALPPQLHVLCTDVDRQADHGARWFSLLSGVKHRAVTMAKEVVDQAVLVGGGSSYFAGAELGRLYRDVLAGLFHPSDPESAHATAATAWLGPAEG; the protein is encoded by the coding sequence ATGACCGATTTCGACCCCGCGAGCGTGCTCGACGACGCGCTGCTGGAGCGCATCCGGGCACGGGCCGCCGCGCACGACCGCCACAACACCTTCCCCGACGACGACCTCGCCGACCTGAGGGCCGCCGGCTACCTCGCTGTGCTCGCTCCCGCCGAGATCGGCGGCGGCGGGTTGCAGCTGGCCGAGGTGTCGCTGCTGCAGCAGCGCCTGGCCACCGCCGCGCCGGCCACCGCGCTGGCGGTCAACATGCACCTGGTGTGGACGGGCGTGGCGAAGGTGCTGCGTGACCGCGGCATCCGCGACCTCGATCATGTGCTCGAGGGCGCGGTCGCCGGCGAGGTGTACGCGTTCGGCATCAGCGAAGCCGGCAACGACCTGGTGCTCTTCGGCAGCGACACCGTCGCCGAACCGCTGCCCGACGGCGGGTACGCCTTCACCGGCACGAAGATCTTCACGTCGCTCGCGCCGGTGTGGACGCAGCTGGGCCTGCACGGCCTCGACACCTCCTCCCCCGACGCCCCACGCCTGGTCTACGCGTTCGTCCCCCGCGCCGAAGAGGCCGCAGGGCGCGTGGTGACCCGCGACGACTGGGACACGGTGGGCATGCGCGGCACGCAGTCCCGCACCACCGAGCTGCACGGCGCCGTCGCGCCCGCCGACCGCATCGGGCGACGCCTGGCGCCGGGGCCGAGCCCCGACCCGCTCGTCTTCGCGATCTTCAGCGTGTTCGAGCTGCTGCTGGCGTCGGTGTACACCGGCATCGCCCGCCGCGCGATCGACGTCGCCGTCGACACGGCCGGCCGTCGGCGCTCGAAGAAGACCGGACGGGCCTACAGCCAGGACCCCGACATCCGCCGGCGGGTGGCCGAGATGGGCATCGCCTACGACGCCCTGCCGCCCCAGCTGCACGTGCTCTGCACCGACGTCGATCGGCAGGCCGACCACGGCGCGCGCTGGTTCTCACTGCTCAGCGGCGTCAAGCACCGGGCGGTCACCATGGCGAAGGAGGTCGTCGACCAGGCGGTGCTGGTGGGCGGTGGCTCTTCCTACTTCGCCGGCGCCGAGCTCGGACGCCTGTATCGCGACGTGCTGGCCGGCCTCTTCCATCCCTCCGACCCGGAATCCGCCCACGCCACGGCGGCCACGGCGTGGCTGGGACCGGCCGAGGGCTGA
- a CDS encoding VIT1/CCC1 transporter family protein yields MSSSDPSGGGAQSGGAQSGGSALASRLNRLRAGVLGANDGIVSVAAVVVGVAGANAQSSHVITAGAAALIGGAISMAVGEYVSVSSQSDTERALIEREKRELRDTPDDELDQLTAVYRDRGLSEPTARQVARELTEHDALGSHLEAEFAISREGVVSPWAAAFTSGIAFVVGSILPMAAILLPPAAWRVPVTFVTVLIALAITGAVAARISGAPALRAMTRTVLGGALALGATWAVGLLLDTTGVV; encoded by the coding sequence ATGAGCTCATCGGATCCGAGCGGCGGCGGCGCTCAGAGCGGCGGCGCTCAGAGCGGCGGCAGCGCTCTCGCCTCGCGGCTGAACCGGCTGCGTGCGGGCGTGCTCGGGGCGAACGACGGCATCGTGTCGGTCGCGGCCGTCGTCGTCGGCGTCGCCGGTGCGAACGCCCAGTCGTCGCACGTCATCACCGCGGGCGCGGCGGCCCTCATCGGCGGGGCCATCTCGATGGCCGTCGGCGAGTACGTCTCGGTGAGCAGTCAGAGCGACACCGAGCGGGCGCTGATCGAACGCGAGAAGCGGGAGCTGCGCGATACCCCCGACGACGAGCTGGACCAGCTCACCGCCGTCTACCGCGACCGTGGCCTGTCGGAGCCGACGGCCAGGCAGGTCGCCCGCGAGCTCACCGAGCACGATGCCCTCGGCTCACATCTCGAGGCGGAGTTCGCGATCAGCCGCGAGGGGGTCGTGAGCCCGTGGGCGGCGGCGTTCACCTCGGGCATCGCGTTCGTGGTGGGGTCGATCCTGCCGATGGCGGCGATCCTGCTGCCGCCGGCCGCGTGGCGGGTGCCGGTGACCTTCGTCACCGTGCTGATCGCCCTGGCGATCACCGGTGCCGTCGCCGCCCGCATCAGTGGGGCGCCGGCGCTGCGGGCGATGACCCGCACGGTGCTGGGCGGTGCGCTGGCGCTCGGCGCCACGTGGGCGGTAGGCCTGCTGTTGGACACCACCGGCGTCGTCTAG
- a CDS encoding pyridoxamine 5'-phosphate oxidase family protein, whose amino-acid sequence MADLFDVDNPAHAMARTRLGTDLIAWLVTTSREGRPHPAPVWFLWHDGVITILSEPDTLKVRHLERGSQAVLHLDSGGAFGDDIVVLHGDVRLEPNGASAWLQQHREPYEEKYRAAIAAYGMPLDQFGQTFTTRVEFTPTRVVAWGK is encoded by the coding sequence ATGGCTGATCTGTTCGACGTCGACAATCCGGCCCACGCGATGGCGCGCACGCGTCTGGGCACCGATCTCATCGCCTGGCTGGTGACGACCTCCCGTGAGGGACGGCCGCATCCGGCCCCCGTGTGGTTCTTGTGGCATGACGGGGTGATCACGATCCTCAGCGAACCCGACACCCTCAAGGTGCGACACCTGGAGCGCGGGTCGCAGGCCGTGCTGCACCTCGACTCCGGCGGGGCGTTCGGCGATGACATCGTCGTGCTGCACGGCGACGTGCGCCTCGAGCCGAACGGCGCCTCGGCGTGGCTGCAGCAGCACCGGGAGCCGTACGAGGAGAAGTATCGCGCGGCGATCGCGGCGTACGGCATGCCGCTGGACCAGTTCGGGCAGACCTTCACCACGCGGGTGGAGTTCACACCGACGCGGGTGGTCGCCTGGGGCAAGTGA
- a CDS encoding Glu/Leu/Phe/Val dehydrogenase family protein, translating to MSTTLPLPDVTHERVEVITGRRSGLFLAVALHSSVLGPALGGARLWTYPHWSDALGDALRLSAAMTLKNAAAGLDAGGGKAVIGLRPGTVLAPDQRRAAFLDLGDAVESLDGGYRTAEDVGSTTADMLIVSERTEHVVGLPDAVGGSGEPAGPTSLGVYESLRATLERVTGSPDVAGRRITVSGLGQVGSRLAVRLSAEGARLTVTDVNPAKRHLAAELGAAWVEPGTEHRVPADVFVPAGIGGLLTDDVIDALDAAAVCGPANNPLAAHEGAERLAARGILYTPDFVVNAGGVIYLDMAAKHTGSRAEIFERVSQIGDTLRHIFEDADARGVTPLAAAEDLAAQRLAAGRREAALT from the coding sequence ATGAGCACCACCCTGCCCCTGCCCGATGTCACCCACGAGCGGGTGGAGGTGATCACGGGGCGGCGCAGTGGCCTGTTCCTCGCGGTCGCCCTGCACTCGTCCGTTCTCGGCCCCGCCCTCGGCGGTGCCCGGCTGTGGACCTACCCGCACTGGAGCGACGCCCTCGGCGACGCGCTGCGGCTGTCCGCCGCGATGACGCTGAAGAACGCCGCAGCCGGCCTCGACGCCGGCGGGGGCAAGGCCGTGATCGGCCTGCGACCCGGCACCGTGCTCGCGCCCGACCAGCGGCGCGCGGCCTTCCTCGACCTCGGCGACGCGGTGGAGTCGCTCGACGGCGGCTACCGCACCGCCGAAGACGTCGGCTCGACGACCGCCGACATGCTCATCGTCTCGGAGCGCACCGAGCACGTCGTCGGACTGCCCGACGCCGTCGGCGGATCAGGCGAGCCGGCCGGCCCCACGAGTCTCGGCGTCTACGAGTCGCTGCGGGCCACGCTCGAGCGGGTCACCGGCTCCCCCGACGTCGCGGGCCGCCGCATCACCGTCTCGGGCCTCGGCCAGGTCGGCAGCCGACTGGCGGTGCGTCTGTCCGCCGAGGGCGCCCGCCTCACGGTCACCGACGTCAATCCTGCCAAGCGCCACCTCGCTGCCGAGCTGGGCGCTGCCTGGGTCGAGCCCGGCACCGAGCACCGCGTCCCTGCCGACGTCTTCGTGCCTGCCGGCATCGGCGGTCTGCTCACCGACGACGTCATCGACGCGCTCGACGCCGCGGCCGTCTGCGGCCCCGCCAACAACCCGCTCGCCGCGCACGAGGGTGCTGAGCGGCTCGCCGCGCGCGGCATCCTGTACACCCCGGACTTCGTCGTGAACGCGGGCGGCGTCATCTACCTCGACATGGCGGCGAAGCACACCGGCAGCCGGGCGGAGATCTTCGAGCGGGTCTCGCAGATCGGCGACACGCTGCGGCACATCTTCGAGGATGCCGACGCCCGCGGCGTCACGCCGCTGGCCGCCGCCGAGGATCTCGCCGCCCAGCGCCTGGCCGCGGGTCGGCGCGAGGCCGCACTGACCTGA
- a CDS encoding DUF445 domain-containing protein, translating to MSRTPTALLSVADQERRRALRLMKSVALGALVFMAVVFAISFPLQDEVPWLAYVRAAAEGGMVGALADWFAVSALFRHPLGIPIPHTAIIPHRKDEIGRTLGEFVETNFLSADVVRTKLESMSVSQRLGEWLAQPAHAERVATEGSAMAAGVLRALSDSDVQDLIADIAREHLIEPDWGPSVGGWLERMVDAGAHHGAVDLAADSLGTWLATNRDSFDGLVSRRLPSWVPSLAHRLIDDTLYKEAVAFVRAVQDDPEHPARHAIDRYLGRLADSLQHDPATIGRFEDAKSGVFESTRVRELAAEAWDSTKNGLLRSLSEPDSELRRRFAEALADAGLRLSTDADLQNRVDGWVTGAAVFLVDRYRHDIASIITETVERWDPAETTEKIELMVGRDLQYIRLNGTIVGSLAGLVIYTLAHALTG from the coding sequence ATGTCCCGCACCCCCACGGCGCTGCTGAGCGTCGCCGACCAGGAGCGCCGTCGCGCGCTGCGGCTGATGAAGAGCGTCGCCCTCGGCGCGCTGGTGTTCATGGCGGTCGTCTTCGCGATCTCGTTTCCGCTGCAGGACGAGGTCCCGTGGCTGGCGTACGTGCGCGCCGCCGCCGAAGGCGGGATGGTGGGCGCCCTCGCCGATTGGTTCGCCGTCAGCGCGCTCTTCCGGCATCCGCTGGGCATCCCGATCCCGCACACGGCGATCATCCCGCACCGCAAGGACGAGATCGGGCGCACCCTCGGGGAGTTCGTCGAGACCAACTTCCTCTCCGCCGACGTCGTGCGCACCAAGCTCGAGTCGATGAGCGTGTCGCAGCGTCTCGGCGAGTGGCTCGCCCAGCCCGCGCACGCCGAGCGCGTGGCGACGGAGGGCTCGGCCATGGCGGCGGGCGTGCTGCGGGCGCTCAGCGACAGCGACGTGCAGGACCTCATCGCCGACATCGCCCGCGAGCACCTGATCGAGCCGGATTGGGGTCCGTCGGTCGGCGGGTGGCTCGAGCGCATGGTGGATGCCGGCGCGCACCACGGCGCCGTCGACCTTGCCGCCGACTCCCTCGGCACCTGGCTCGCCACCAACCGCGACTCCTTCGACGGCCTCGTCTCGCGCCGGCTGCCGTCGTGGGTGCCGTCGCTCGCGCACCGTCTCATCGACGACACCCTCTACAAGGAGGCGGTGGCCTTCGTGCGCGCGGTGCAGGACGATCCTGAGCACCCGGCCCGGCACGCCATCGACCGCTATCTGGGGCGCCTCGCCGACAGCCTGCAGCACGACCCCGCCACCATCGGCCGCTTCGAGGACGCCAAGTCGGGCGTCTTCGAGTCGACGCGCGTGCGGGAGCTGGCCGCCGAGGCGTGGGACAGCACCAAGAACGGCCTGCTGCGCTCGCTCTCCGAACCCGACAGCGAGCTGCGCCGCCGTTTCGCCGAGGCCCTCGCCGATGCCGGCCTGCGCCTGTCGACGGATGCCGATCTTCAGAACCGCGTGGACGGGTGGGTCACCGGGGCCGCGGTGTTCCTCGTCGACCGCTACCGGCACGACATCGCGTCGATCATCACCGAGACGGTCGAGCGCTGGGATCCCGCCGAGACCACGGAGAAGATCGAACTGATGGTCGGCCGCGACCTGCAGTACATCCGGCTGAACGGCACCATCGTCGGGTCCCTCGCGGGTCTGGTGATCTACACCCTCGCGCACGCCCTGACCGGCTGA
- a CDS encoding MFS transporter — MAGYRDLLRSPGVGRIMAAQLTARFPNGMTSLAILLHIEHVTGSYGAAGLVLAATSVGQAVAGPVTSRWMGRWGMRKVLTLTTIICAVMLTTLAFVQTVVPVYMLLALIAGLSTPPVQPAVRTIYPKMVTSRQLTPLFSLDASLQEIIWIIAPVLITFIATQAGTVPALVCIVVILLLGCAWFILSPEVGRVRIPRSRRRLGKVLTRPAVVLATATGFLLIGAAAAVEAGVVATFDHGGLEAGLVLAVFSIGSLAGGLGFGHIPIGRWAMARRFAIVAAGLCLAMISLDVWWMGGSLLIAGAGVAPALAVMFAMTTASVKFSDTAEAFGWVGTGQLIGSAAGSATAGFLIDGVGPQGAFVAGAAFAVAGVLVSVAFVRGFPDLRGRDASPIPDTEPVPTIT; from the coding sequence GTGGCGGGATATCGGGACCTTCTGCGCAGTCCAGGCGTGGGGCGCATCATGGCGGCGCAGCTGACGGCACGCTTCCCGAACGGGATGACGAGCCTGGCGATCCTGCTGCACATCGAGCACGTCACCGGCTCCTATGGGGCCGCGGGCCTCGTGCTGGCCGCGACCTCCGTGGGCCAGGCGGTCGCGGGTCCGGTCACGAGCCGCTGGATGGGCCGCTGGGGCATGCGCAAGGTGCTGACCCTCACCACGATCATCTGCGCCGTGATGCTCACCACGCTCGCGTTCGTGCAGACCGTCGTGCCCGTCTACATGCTCCTCGCGCTCATCGCGGGTCTCTCCACGCCGCCCGTGCAGCCGGCGGTGCGCACGATCTACCCCAAGATGGTCACGTCTCGGCAGCTGACCCCGCTGTTCTCGCTGGACGCGTCGCTGCAGGAGATCATCTGGATCATCGCCCCGGTGCTGATCACCTTCATCGCCACGCAGGCGGGCACCGTCCCCGCCCTGGTGTGCATCGTGGTCATCCTGCTGCTGGGCTGCGCGTGGTTCATCCTCTCCCCCGAGGTCGGCCGCGTGCGCATCCCCCGCAGTCGCCGCAGGCTGGGCAAGGTGCTCACGCGCCCCGCCGTGGTGCTCGCCACCGCCACGGGCTTCCTCCTCATCGGCGCGGCCGCCGCGGTCGAGGCCGGCGTCGTGGCCACGTTCGACCACGGCGGACTCGAAGCAGGTCTCGTGCTGGCGGTGTTCTCGATCGGCAGCCTCGCCGGCGGGCTCGGCTTCGGACACATCCCCATCGGCCGCTGGGCCATGGCGCGGCGGTTCGCCATCGTCGCTGCGGGACTGTGCCTGGCGATGATCTCCCTCGACGTCTGGTGGATGGGCGGGTCCCTCCTCATCGCCGGCGCCGGCGTGGCCCCGGCTCTGGCGGTGATGTTCGCCATGACCACGGCGAGCGTGAAGTTCAGCGACACCGCAGAGGCGTTCGGCTGGGTCGGCACCGGTCAGCTGATCGGCTCGGCCGCGGGATCCGCGACCGCCGGCTTCCTCATCGACGGCGTCGGGCCGCAGGGCGCGTTCGTCGCCGGTGCCGCGTTCGCCGTGGCCGGGGTGCTCGTCTCGGTCGCCTTCGTGCGCGGCTTCCCCGACCTGCGGGGACGCGACGCGAGCCCCATCCCCGACACCGAGCCGGTGCCGACGATCACGTGA
- a CDS encoding alpha/beta fold hydrolase, translating to MPAPVALPRYAWGDPASPRHALLIHGLGSNGPLMWRFGTALADAGWHATAVDLRGHGAAPRALDCTIAAYAADVAATTPATDDAPPAAWDLVIGHSLGGAAATVAAAATPGWTRRLVLIDPGIYLAEGDRAIVRDSQERSFADPTEAAVRAEHPDWHPLDIELKALSVRQASRWTVEQTSEQNAVWDVRADAARLQVPTHVIASDPAVYSIFTGEVVDDVVANPHVTMSVVAGAGHSPHRDRPDETLRLLWEALR from the coding sequence ATGCCCGCCCCCGTCGCCCTCCCCCGGTACGCGTGGGGCGATCCCGCGTCGCCCCGGCACGCGCTGCTCATCCACGGCCTCGGCTCCAACGGACCGCTCATGTGGCGCTTCGGCACGGCGCTGGCGGATGCCGGCTGGCACGCCACCGCCGTCGACCTGCGCGGCCACGGCGCGGCGCCACGCGCGCTGGACTGCACGATCGCCGCGTACGCCGCCGACGTCGCCGCGACGACTCCCGCCACCGACGATGCCCCGCCGGCGGCGTGGGACCTCGTCATCGGTCACTCGCTGGGCGGCGCCGCGGCCACCGTCGCCGCCGCCGCGACCCCCGGCTGGACGCGCCGCCTGGTGCTCATCGACCCGGGGATCTACCTCGCCGAGGGCGATCGGGCGATCGTGCGCGACAGCCAGGAACGTTCGTTCGCCGACCCGACCGAGGCGGCCGTGCGCGCCGAGCACCCCGACTGGCATCCGCTCGACATCGAGCTGAAGGCATTGTCGGTGCGGCAGGCGAGCCGCTGGACGGTGGAGCAGACCAGCGAGCAGAACGCGGTGTGGGACGTCCGTGCCGACGCGGCGCGGCTCCAGGTGCCCACCCACGTCATCGCGAGCGACCCTGCGGTGTACTCGATCTTCACCGGCGAGGTCGTCGACGACGTGGTCGCCAATCCGCACGTGACGATGTCGGTGGTCGCCGGCGCGGGCCACTCGCCGCACCGCGACCGCCCCGACGAGACTCTGCGACTGCTGTGGGAGGCCCTGCGATGA
- a CDS encoding YbaK/EbsC family protein, with product MTAHLPPRSRLVHDALRAAGIPGEIVVLPDSAATAAQAAAALGVEVGAIANSLVFWSDGEPLLVMTSGAHRVDTTALAERLGRQSIERATAQQVRDATGQAIGGVAPTGHPAPLPTVVDEALSTYPEIWAAAGTPHTVFPLTFDQLVALTGGRVARVD from the coding sequence GTGACAGCGCACCTCCCTCCTCGCAGCAGGCTCGTGCACGACGCGCTCCGCGCCGCGGGAATACCCGGCGAGATCGTCGTGCTTCCCGACTCCGCCGCCACCGCCGCGCAGGCCGCCGCCGCACTCGGAGTCGAGGTCGGCGCGATCGCGAACAGTCTCGTGTTCTGGTCCGACGGCGAACCTCTGCTGGTGATGACCAGCGGCGCCCACCGCGTCGACACGACCGCGCTCGCCGAACGGCTGGGACGGCAGAGCATCGAACGTGCGACGGCGCAGCAGGTGCGCGATGCCACCGGCCAGGCGATCGGCGGCGTCGCCCCCACCGGCCACCCGGCACCGCTTCCCACGGTCGTGGACGAGGCGCTGTCGACCTATCCCGAGATCTGGGCGGCCGCCGGCACCCCGCACACCGTCTTCCCCCTCACCTTCGACCAGCTGGTCGCTCTGACCGGCGGCAGGGTCGCGCGGGTCGACTGA